A stretch of DNA from Rhizobium rhododendri:
CGGTGGAACGACGGTGCCTGTCAACAACGACTATTTCGCCATCCTGGGCAACGGCCGCATCTTCGGCATTCCCTACCTGGTCATCGTCACGGCGGTGTTTGTGCTGCTCATGCATTACCTGCTCAGCCAGACCCGCTTCGGCCAGCATAACTACGCGATCGGCGCCAACGCACAGGCTGCCCGTCGCGCCGGGATCGATATCAAGCGCCATCTGATGCGGCTTTACATGCTGTCGGCGGCCTGCGCTGGCCTTGGCGGTGCGCTCTATGCCGCGCGCTTCACGGCAGGTGCTGCCCAGGCGGGCGAACCGCTGTTACTCGATTGCGTTGCGGCCGTGGTCATCGGTGGTGCCAGCCTCTTTGGCGGATCCGGATCGATCCTCGGAACCGTTGCCGGCGCGCTGGTCATCGCCGTCATCCAGTACGGTCTCGTCTTCCTCAATGTCGAACCCTTCTGGCAGTTCATCGCCGTGGGCGTCGTCATCATCATTTCGGTTCTCATTGACCAGGCCCAGCGCCGGTTCACCGGAGCAAAGCAAGATGAATAGCCAGACCCCTCTGCTCGAAGTCCGCAACCTGTCCCGCAGCTTCGGCGCGGTCAAAGCGCTGGAAAACTGCTCGCTGGTCGTCCATCCCGGCGAAGTGGTAGCGCTGGCTGGAGACAATGGCGCCGGCAAGACGACAATGATCAAGACGATTTCCGGCGTCTATCCGCCGACCTCCGGAGACATCCTCATCGAGGGCAAGCCTGTGTCGTTTTCCTCGCCGCAGGACGCGCGGGAAAAAGGCATCGAGACGATCTATCAGGACCTGGCGCTTGCCGATAACCTGACCATCGGTGCCAACATCTTCCTCGGCCGCGAGCCGATGAAAAAGGCCTTCGGCTTCCTGCCGGTCATCGATCGCCAGGCTATGGCCGAGGCTGCCCGCAAGACGATGGCGACACTGGATTTCCATGTAAAACGTCTCGATGCGCCGGTTAGCAACTTTTCCGGCGGCCAGCGGCAGGCGGTGGCAATCGGCCGTGCCGTCTACTGGAATGCCCGCATCCTGATCATGGACGAGCCGACGGCAGCCCTCGGCGTGCCCGAGCAGCGCAAGGTCGTGGCGCTCATCAAATCCCTGAAAGCGCAAGGGCGAGGCGTGGTTTTCATTTCCCATAACCTGCAGGATATTTTTGCCGTCTCCGACCGGATCGTCGTCCTGCGTCGCGGCATCGTTGCCGGCGAAAGAAAGATTGCCGAAACCACTCATGACGAGATCGTCAAGCTGATGATCGGCGGATAGCTGCAGGTCTCCTGGTTTCTCCGAACGGCGATGCAGGTCGCC
This window harbors:
- a CDS encoding ABC transporter permease subunit produces the protein MTSTVETPPKADLHVAPQADHADQTKSLITRIAQLRAWLFLAALILVFEIWSRLSFGGTFVFSPFNWQSIAIFAVAPLLLAIGQTFVIISGGIDLSMGFIMGLAAVVAAHMTNIAGLYMPLPAAMIFGILVAILVATIPGVVNGLLISRLKVPPFIGTLGMFGVARGAAFLLAGGTTVPVNNDYFAILGNGRIFGIPYLVIVTAVFVLLMHYLLSQTRFGQHNYAIGANAQAARRAGIDIKRHLMRLYMLSAACAGLGGALYAARFTAGAAQAGEPLLLDCVAAVVIGGASLFGGSGSILGTVAGALVIAVIQYGLVFLNVEPFWQFIAVGVVIIISVLIDQAQRRFTGAKQDE
- a CDS encoding ATP-binding cassette domain-containing protein, giving the protein MNSQTPLLEVRNLSRSFGAVKALENCSLVVHPGEVVALAGDNGAGKTTMIKTISGVYPPTSGDILIEGKPVSFSSPQDAREKGIETIYQDLALADNLTIGANIFLGREPMKKAFGFLPVIDRQAMAEAARKTMATLDFHVKRLDAPVSNFSGGQRQAVAIGRAVYWNARILIMDEPTAALGVPEQRKVVALIKSLKAQGRGVVFISHNLQDIFAVSDRIVVLRRGIVAGERKIAETTHDEIVKLMIGG